A part of Vibrio sp. B1FLJ16 genomic DNA contains:
- a CDS encoding NADP(H)-dependent aldo-keto reductase: protein MQYTKLPHSSLEISKICLGTMTFGEQNTEKEAFEQLDFALDHGVNFIDTAEMYPVPPNADSQGLTEQYIGNWLAKSGKREKVVLATKVAGPRTLPYIRENMSLNRRNIHDAIDSSLERLQTDYVDLYQLHWPQRQTNCFGQLNYPYPDKQEEVTLIETLEALTELVNAGKIRYIGVSNETPWGVMSLLRLAEKHDLPRIVSIQNPYNLLNRSFEVGLSEISHYEGVQLLAYSPLAFGCLSGKYLNGAKPEGARCTRWERFARYFTPQGVKATEAYVNLAREHGLDPAQMALAFVNQRPFVASNIIGATNLEQLKANIDSIDIQLSDELLTQIQAIGTTYSNPCP, encoded by the coding sequence ATGCAATACACCAAACTACCGCACTCCTCTCTCGAGATCAGTAAAATCTGTCTCGGTACCATGACATTTGGTGAACAAAATACAGAAAAGGAAGCATTTGAACAGCTCGATTTTGCCCTTGACCATGGGGTGAATTTTATTGATACCGCTGAAATGTACCCAGTACCGCCAAATGCTGATAGCCAAGGCCTGACCGAGCAATACATCGGAAACTGGTTAGCAAAATCAGGCAAGCGGGAAAAAGTGGTTCTGGCAACAAAAGTAGCAGGGCCGCGTACCTTACCTTATATTCGTGAAAACATGAGTCTAAATCGTCGTAACATTCACGATGCGATTGATTCAAGCCTTGAAAGGCTCCAAACGGATTATGTAGATCTCTACCAGCTTCATTGGCCACAGCGTCAGACCAACTGCTTTGGTCAGCTCAATTATCCATACCCGGACAAACAAGAAGAAGTCACTTTAATCGAAACGCTGGAAGCGCTGACTGAACTGGTCAATGCAGGTAAAATTCGCTACATCGGTGTATCCAATGAAACGCCGTGGGGTGTGATGTCCCTGCTCCGCTTAGCAGAAAAGCATGACTTGCCTCGTATCGTCTCGATACAAAATCCATATAACCTGCTTAACCGTAGCTTTGAAGTTGGTCTGTCCGAAATCAGCCACTATGAAGGTGTTCAACTATTGGCCTACTCGCCTCTCGCATTCGGCTGTTTAAGTGGTAAGTATCTCAACGGAGCAAAACCAGAAGGCGCTCGATGCACTAGGTGGGAACGCTTTGCTCGTTACTTCACGCCGCAAGGGGTAAAAGCCACCGAAGCTTATGTGAACCTCGCCAGAGAACATGGCTTAGACCCAGCTCAAATGGCACTCGCCTTTGTCAATCAGCGTCCATTCGTTGCTTCTAATATCATCGGTGCAACGAACTTAGAGCAGTTAAAAGCGAACATCGACAGTATTGATATCCAGCTCAGTGATGAACTACTGACACAGATTCAGGCGATCGGTACAACCTACTCTAATCCATGCCCGTAA
- a CDS encoding DUF6482 family protein, giving the protein MQKHQLDMWLHGPHKDSYKMPKVFVIGCSDVSDYLLAVEYKHHLEPIKDGEDPIHFGSLDLVKEELLRLGFDKAYLRLHNAYDEFGNNGRASYCDIELSLITH; this is encoded by the coding sequence ATGCAGAAGCATCAATTAGACATGTGGCTACATGGCCCGCATAAAGACAGTTATAAAATGCCTAAAGTCTTTGTGATAGGTTGTTCTGATGTCTCTGACTATTTGTTAGCAGTGGAATATAAACACCATTTAGAACCGATCAAAGACGGCGAAGATCCTATTCATTTTGGATCATTAGATTTGGTGAAAGAAGAGCTGCTCAGGTTAGGGTTTGACAAAGCGTACTTGCGGTTACACAACGCCTATGACGAATTTGGTAATAATGGTAGAGCCTCGTACTGTGATATTGAGCTGTCACTGATTACACATTAA
- the rppH gene encoding RNA pyrophosphohydrolase produces MIDGDGYRLNVGIVICNNHGQVFWAKRYGQHSWQFPQGGIDEGETPEQAMFRELYEEVGLTKKDVKIIATSRHWLRYKLPKRLVRWDSKPVCIGQKQKWFLLRLECDESRIDMQRGKSPEFDGWRWVSYWYPVRQVVSFKRDVYRRAMKEFASLAMPFRERKTKGKRKKQRRG; encoded by the coding sequence GTGATAGATGGCGATGGTTACCGACTGAATGTTGGTATTGTGATTTGTAATAACCATGGTCAGGTCTTCTGGGCTAAACGATACGGGCAACACTCATGGCAATTTCCACAAGGTGGAATTGACGAAGGTGAAACACCTGAACAAGCGATGTTCAGGGAGTTATATGAAGAAGTCGGTTTAACGAAAAAAGACGTTAAGATCATTGCAACAAGTCGTCATTGGTTAAGATATAAACTACCAAAGCGATTGGTGCGTTGGGACTCCAAGCCTGTTTGTATCGGCCAAAAACAGAAATGGTTTCTGTTGCGATTGGAATGCGATGAGTCTCGCATCGATATGCAACGTGGGAAATCCCCTGAATTTGATGGTTGGCGTTGGGTAAGTTACTGGTACCCAGTTAGGCAAGTGGTTTCTTTCAAGCGCGACGTTTACCGTCGGGCGATGAAAGAGTTTGCTTCTTTAGCCATGCCTTTTCGAGAAAGAAAAACGAAAGGGAAAAGAAAAAAGCAACGTAGAGGATAG